A genomic segment from Triticum dicoccoides isolate Atlit2015 ecotype Zavitan chromosome 1A, WEW_v2.0, whole genome shotgun sequence encodes:
- the LOC119359642 gene encoding gamma-gliadin-like, producing the protein MKTFLIFVLLAMAMSIVTAARQLNPSEQELQSPQQLYPQQPYPQQPYPPQQPFPTPQQYFPQQSQQPFSPPQQPFPQPQQATPLQPQQPFPQQPKQPQQAFPQPQQQFALQPQQQFPQLQQPQQSFPQQPQRPHPFPQQPEQIISQQPEQPFLLQPQQPFPQQPEQIISQQPQQLFSQSQQPFPQQPQQPFPLQPQQPIPQQPAQIIAQQPQQPSPLQPQQPFPQSRQPFPQQPQQPFPLQPQQPFPQQSAQIIPQQPQQPFPLQPQQSFLRQSQQPFLQQPQQPSPQPQQVVQIIPQQPQQPFPLQTNQPQQPYPQQQPSGVMV; encoded by the exons ATGAAGACCTTCCTCATCTTCGTCCTCCTTGCCATGGCGATGAGCATCGTCACTGCTGCTAGGCAGCTAAACCCTAGCGAGCAAGAGTTGCAATCACCACAACAATTATATCCGCAGCAACCATATCCACAGCAACCATATCCACCACAACAACCATTTCCCACACCCCAACAATATTTTCCCCAACAATCACAACAACCATTTTCCCCACCACAACAACCATTTCCCCAACCCCAACAAGCAACTCCCCTACAACCACAACAACCATTCCCCCAGCAACCCAAACAACCACAACAAGCTTTTCCCCAACCCCAACAACAATTTGCCTTGCAACCACAACAACAATTTCCCCAGCTCCAACAACCACAACAATCATTCCCACAACAACCCCAGAGACCACATCCATTCCCCCAACAACCAGAACAAATAATATCACAGCAACCAGAACAACCATTCCTCCTGCAACCGCAACAACCATTCCCCCAGCAACCAGAACAAATAATATCCCAGCAACCCCAACAACTATTTTCCCAGTCACAACAACCATTTCCCCAGCAACCCCAACAACCATTTCCCCTGCAACCGCAACAACCAATTCCCCAACAACCAGCACAAATAATTGCTCAGCAACCTCAACAACCATCCCCTCTGCAACCACAACAACCATTCC CCCAGTCACGACAACCATTTCCCCAGCAACCCCAACAACCATTCCCGCTGCAACCGCAACAACCATTTCCCCAGCAATCAGCACAAATAATTCCTCAGCAACCCCAACAACCATTCCCTCTACAACCACAACAATCGTTCCTTCGGCAATCACAACAACCGTTCCTCCAGCAACCACAACAACCATCTCCCCAACCCCAACAAGTAGTACAAATAATTCCCCAGCAACCCCAACAACCATTCCCTCTGCAGACAAACCAACCTCAGCAACCTTATCCACAACAGCAACCATCAGGAGTAATGGTATAG